In a single window of the Arthrobacter sp. StoSoilA2 genome:
- a CDS encoding alpha-amylase family glycosyl hydrolase — protein MLSRSYRSIVPAVVLATAVVTASTVLPASAATTKKTPPDPAGQHSVRGGVSDQNFYFVMADRFNNGTKANDDGGLGADPMVSGYDPSRKGFYNGGDLKGLQDRLDYIQGLGTNALWLTPSFKNKAVQGDGSVENSSAGYHGYWVTDFTQIDPHLGTNAELKTLIDAAHARGMKVYFDIITNHTADVIQYQESESVPYISKETEPYRTVAGEAFDDHDYAGTQDFPALDPSTSFPYTPVVPEAEKDVKVPAWLNDSTLYHNRGNTTFSGEDALYGDFFGLDDLFTENPRVVNGFVDIYKSWIRDFGIDGFRIDTMKHVNDEFWQQFGPQVLSYAKEQGKDEFFMFGEVFDTSKSVTSKFTTRNKMQAVLDFGFQGAARSFASQSSKASGLAEFFNGDDWYTDADSNVYQLPTFLGNHDMGRIGTFIAQDNAGASDAELVERDELAHELMYFSRGNPVVYYGDEQGFTGAGGDQDSRQSMFASQVQEYLDDDLLGTSATHAADNFDTGHPLYRKISELAALTAEHPTLRSGAQQNRYAADAPGIYAFSRIDAKEQREYVVAVNNSESAQTAEIPTYEAKQPFNLVYGNAAADVKTNTQAKLTVSVPPLSTVVYQAAGRLAQSKAAPGVVVKKPVTAAGDATRMKVTADVDGNSFYEVTFQARTAGGEWESIGTDDNAPYQVFHDVSAMQSGASVEYRAVVLDNAGHTSASEPRSGVVGEPAQPETVTVAGSLNTELGCTEDWQPSCEQASMTYEPTHRLWQLNVPNLPAGTYGFKAALNGSWDENYGVGGVLDGPNIVFQHSGGAVTFLYDHATNVISAVTAGPQPAAVSVPGSLNSELGCAGDWMPDCPQAQLALDPVDGIWKLSVPDLAAGSYEFKAAINGSWAENYGLGGAPNGSNIALKHDGGPVTFRYDPASHLLTTR, from the coding sequence TTGCTATCTCGCAGCTATAGATCCATTGTCCCCGCCGTCGTACTCGCCACCGCAGTGGTGACGGCTTCCACCGTTCTTCCCGCGAGCGCCGCCACCACCAAGAAAACGCCGCCTGATCCCGCCGGCCAACACTCAGTCCGCGGCGGCGTCAGTGATCAGAACTTCTACTTCGTCATGGCTGACCGCTTCAATAACGGCACAAAAGCCAACGACGACGGCGGGCTGGGTGCGGATCCGATGGTGTCCGGCTACGACCCCTCCCGCAAGGGCTTCTACAACGGTGGTGACCTGAAAGGCCTCCAGGACCGTCTGGACTACATCCAGGGTTTGGGAACGAATGCCCTCTGGCTTACACCGAGCTTCAAGAACAAGGCCGTCCAAGGTGACGGGTCAGTGGAGAACAGCTCCGCGGGTTACCACGGGTACTGGGTCACGGATTTCACGCAGATCGATCCCCATCTGGGCACGAATGCTGAACTGAAGACGCTGATCGATGCCGCCCATGCACGCGGCATGAAGGTCTATTTCGACATCATCACCAACCACACGGCGGACGTGATCCAGTATCAGGAGTCCGAGTCAGTGCCGTACATTTCCAAGGAAACAGAGCCGTACCGCACGGTAGCGGGCGAGGCCTTCGATGACCACGACTATGCCGGCACACAGGACTTTCCTGCACTGGATCCATCAACGTCCTTCCCCTACACACCGGTGGTCCCCGAAGCCGAGAAGGACGTCAAGGTTCCCGCGTGGCTCAACGACTCCACGCTGTATCACAACCGTGGCAACACCACCTTTTCCGGCGAGGACGCGCTCTACGGCGACTTCTTCGGCTTGGACGATCTGTTCACGGAGAATCCCCGCGTGGTCAACGGATTTGTTGATATCTACAAGAGTTGGATCCGCGACTTCGGGATCGACGGCTTCCGCATCGACACCATGAAGCACGTCAACGATGAATTCTGGCAGCAGTTTGGCCCGCAGGTCCTGAGCTACGCCAAGGAGCAGGGCAAGGACGAATTCTTCATGTTTGGCGAGGTCTTCGATACCTCCAAGAGCGTCACGTCCAAGTTCACCACCAGAAACAAGATGCAGGCTGTTCTCGACTTCGGTTTCCAGGGAGCTGCGCGCAGCTTCGCTTCCCAGAGCAGCAAGGCCAGTGGTTTGGCCGAGTTCTTCAATGGAGATGACTGGTACACCGACGCCGACTCCAATGTGTACCAACTGCCCACCTTCCTTGGGAATCACGACATGGGCCGTATCGGCACGTTCATCGCCCAGGACAACGCCGGGGCGTCAGACGCCGAACTCGTCGAGCGTGATGAACTCGCCCACGAGCTGATGTACTTCTCGCGCGGCAACCCGGTTGTCTACTACGGCGACGAGCAAGGATTCACGGGGGCAGGTGGGGACCAGGACTCACGGCAATCCATGTTCGCCAGCCAGGTTCAGGAATACCTTGATGACGACCTTCTGGGCACAAGCGCGACGCATGCAGCAGACAACTTCGATACCGGGCACCCGCTGTACAGGAAGATCAGCGAACTTGCTGCACTCACCGCCGAGCACCCCACCCTCCGCAGCGGCGCGCAGCAGAACCGCTACGCCGCCGACGCCCCGGGGATTTACGCCTTCTCGCGTATCGACGCCAAAGAGCAACGTGAGTACGTGGTTGCCGTGAACAACAGCGAGAGTGCGCAAACAGCGGAGATCCCCACGTACGAGGCGAAGCAGCCGTTCAACCTCGTTTACGGCAACGCTGCAGCCGACGTAAAGACTAACACGCAGGCGAAATTGACCGTTTCAGTTCCTCCGCTTTCCACCGTGGTGTACCAAGCAGCGGGGCGACTCGCACAATCCAAGGCGGCACCCGGCGTCGTCGTCAAGAAGCCGGTCACCGCTGCTGGTGACGCTACGCGCATGAAGGTAACGGCCGACGTCGACGGTAATTCGTTCTACGAAGTCACTTTCCAGGCGCGGACCGCGGGCGGGGAATGGGAGTCGATCGGCACGGACGATAACGCGCCGTACCAGGTCTTCCACGACGTATCCGCGATGCAGTCCGGCGCGTCGGTGGAGTACCGTGCCGTGGTGCTGGACAATGCCGGCCACACGTCGGCGAGTGAGCCGCGCAGCGGCGTGGTGGGCGAGCCGGCCCAGCCCGAAACCGTCACCGTGGCCGGCAGCCTCAACACCGAGCTCGGTTGCACGGAAGACTGGCAGCCGTCGTGCGAGCAGGCATCGATGACTTACGAACCGACGCACCGTCTGTGGCAGCTGAACGTCCCGAACCTGCCGGCCGGGACGTACGGATTCAAGGCTGCCCTCAACGGCTCGTGGGACGAGAACTACGGTGTGGGCGGAGTCCTGGACGGCCCCAATATCGTGTTCCAGCACTCAGGTGGCGCCGTCACGTTCCTCTACGACCACGCAACCAACGTGATCAGCGCCGTGACCGCCGGCCCGCAACCCGCCGCTGTATCCGTTCCCGGTAGCCTGAACTCCGAGCTCGGTTGTGCCGGCGATTGGATGCCTGATTGCCCTCAGGCCCAGCTTGCCCTGGACCCTGTGGATGGCATCTGGAAGCTTTCCGTGCCGGATCTGGCAGCGGGTAGCTACGAGTTCAAGGCAGCGATCAACGGCTCCTGGGCTGAGAACTACGGT
- a CDS encoding beta-propeller fold lactonase family protein codes for MEAAGAETLIWTGSYTADRNGNGEGIGAITVDADGNLTSLGLAAAANSPSFLAIHPTLPVLYAVAEEGKMVRAYRRTGTAELEEMGEPWLAGEAACHVATDPQGRFIVVTCWGDGQVILYELDHDGAITSRTSAEAAVDPHQTGPTDEPRPSRAHSSLMLPDGRVMTTDLGHDLVRVWRYEPGQGLLPDHHVILPKDSGPRHMVRHPSGTVFIDTEYSIEVAAVRAEPQGVYELTAVVPASVNKAFDGDSAAEIAMSADGRFVYVGVRGSNRICVLKVGAQGTDVTPLADVPSGGDWPRHHLVHDGWLLVAHEGSNDVLTFRLDPETGLPDGPVGRLATGSPSVLVPAG; via the coding sequence ATGGAAGCAGCAGGCGCAGAAACATTGATCTGGACCGGGTCCTACACTGCGGACCGGAATGGAAATGGCGAAGGTATCGGCGCCATCACCGTGGATGCGGACGGGAACCTTACTTCGCTTGGCTTGGCTGCGGCGGCGAACTCGCCGTCCTTCCTCGCCATTCATCCAACCCTCCCTGTGCTCTATGCCGTTGCCGAGGAAGGCAAGATGGTACGGGCGTACCGCCGTACCGGCACCGCTGAGCTGGAAGAGATGGGTGAACCATGGCTGGCGGGGGAGGCTGCTTGCCACGTCGCGACGGATCCACAGGGGCGTTTCATTGTGGTCACCTGCTGGGGTGACGGCCAGGTCATTCTCTACGAACTGGACCACGACGGCGCCATCACCTCGCGGACCAGCGCGGAAGCCGCCGTCGACCCCCATCAAACCGGACCCACCGATGAGCCGCGTCCAAGCCGCGCACATTCAAGCCTCATGCTTCCCGATGGTCGCGTGATGACCACGGACCTCGGGCACGATCTTGTGAGGGTTTGGCGGTACGAGCCGGGCCAGGGTCTGTTGCCCGACCACCACGTGATCCTGCCCAAGGACTCCGGCCCGCGTCATATGGTGCGGCATCCCAGCGGTACGGTTTTCATCGATACGGAATACTCGATTGAGGTTGCAGCGGTCAGGGCCGAACCCCAGGGAGTTTACGAACTCACGGCCGTGGTTCCCGCCAGTGTCAATAAAGCGTTCGACGGCGACTCCGCCGCGGAGATTGCAATGTCCGCTGACGGTCGGTTCGTCTATGTGGGCGTCCGGGGCTCCAACCGGATCTGCGTCCTGAAGGTGGGCGCCCAGGGCACGGACGTCACTCCCCTGGCCGATGTGCCAAGCGGGGGCGACTGGCCACGGCACCACCTGGTCCACGACGGCTGGCTCTTGGTGGCCCATGAAGGGTCCAACGACGTCCTGACTTTCAGGCTCGACCCCGAAACCGGCCTGCCCGACGGACCCGTAGGCCGGCTGGCGACAGGGTCCCCGAGCGTGCTGGTTCCGGCGGGTTAG
- a CDS encoding aldo/keto reductase, whose product MTLAPLIELNDGYKIPQLGLGTWPLDDAQVADAVVEAVSCGYRHIDTAVKYGNEEGVGNGIRACGVDRSELFITTKLDGGFQGSGKATAGLDGSLQRLGLDYVDLLLIHWPLPRRGEFVSTWKTFEELQASGKVRSIGVSNFKPSHLDRLFRETDVVPAVNQIQVNPAIPRPVAIAFNEQHGIVTESYSPLGASSDLLNAPVLASIGNKHGKTPGQVVLRWHVQQGLVAIPKTANPQRMRENLDVFGFELDQDDLRRLQTLDAGPDAGVDSDVQGH is encoded by the coding sequence ATGACACTTGCCCCGCTCATTGAACTCAACGACGGCTACAAGATCCCGCAACTGGGCTTAGGTACGTGGCCCCTGGATGATGCCCAGGTTGCCGATGCCGTGGTGGAGGCTGTTTCCTGCGGCTACCGACACATTGATACGGCGGTCAAATATGGGAATGAGGAAGGAGTCGGTAATGGTATCCGTGCCTGCGGTGTGGACCGGAGCGAGCTCTTCATCACTACCAAGCTCGACGGCGGATTCCAAGGCTCGGGCAAGGCAACCGCTGGGCTCGATGGCTCCCTGCAACGACTCGGGCTGGACTATGTTGACCTGCTGCTGATCCATTGGCCGCTCCCCCGCCGCGGCGAGTTCGTTTCCACGTGGAAGACGTTCGAGGAACTGCAGGCCTCGGGCAAGGTACGATCCATCGGCGTTTCCAATTTCAAGCCTTCGCACCTTGACCGGCTGTTCCGGGAAACGGATGTTGTTCCAGCGGTCAACCAGATCCAGGTCAATCCCGCCATCCCGCGTCCTGTTGCCATCGCGTTCAACGAGCAGCACGGGATTGTCACGGAGTCGTACAGTCCACTGGGCGCCAGCAGCGACCTCCTGAATGCCCCGGTTCTGGCGAGCATCGGCAACAAGCATGGAAAGACGCCCGGCCAGGTGGTCCTGCGTTGGCATGTCCAGCAGGGCCTGGTTGCCATCCCGAAGACCGCCAACCCGCAAAGGATGCGGGAGAACCTTGACGTCTTCGGCTTCGAGCTGGACCAGGATGACCTCAGAAGACTACAAACCCTCGACGCCGGTCCTGATGCCGGCGTCGACTCGGACGTTCAGGGACACTAG
- a CDS encoding NAD-dependent epimerase/dehydratase family protein produces MSSLLPVGPGIADTVSPRNILFIGGTGVISAAAADRAVALGHRLTILNRGRSAGRPVPEGAEVLHADIRDSGAVREVLRGKEYDAVADFISFTPAHARAGLEMFRGKTGQYVFISSASAYQKPPSTLPIRESTPLKNPFWKYSQDKIACEELLFEAYREQDFPVTVVRPSHTYDRTKIALVGGWTDIHRMRARMPVLVHGDGTSLWTLTHSRDFAKAFVGLLGRPQAVGESYTITSDEFLPWNQIYRLFARAAGVPEPELFHVSSETIAAHSKELGPNLLGDRSHSVVFDNSKIKALVPDYQATIPFADGAREIIDWHDQHPGLQVVAEDFMELSDRLYEWTAR; encoded by the coding sequence GTGAGCAGCCTCCTCCCCGTCGGTCCCGGAATAGCGGACACGGTCTCGCCGCGGAACATCCTGTTCATCGGCGGTACCGGGGTCATCAGTGCGGCGGCGGCTGACCGCGCCGTTGCGCTGGGCCACCGGCTGACCATCCTCAACAGGGGACGGTCAGCCGGTCGGCCGGTTCCCGAGGGCGCTGAGGTGCTCCATGCAGACATCCGTGACAGCGGGGCAGTGCGGGAGGTGCTTCGGGGAAAGGAGTACGACGCCGTAGCGGACTTCATCTCGTTCACTCCGGCTCATGCGCGGGCCGGCTTGGAGATGTTCCGGGGAAAAACGGGCCAGTACGTTTTCATTAGTTCCGCCTCGGCGTACCAAAAGCCACCCAGCACCCTGCCCATCAGGGAATCGACTCCTTTGAAGAACCCCTTTTGGAAGTACTCGCAGGACAAGATTGCCTGTGAAGAGTTGTTGTTTGAGGCTTACCGCGAGCAGGACTTCCCTGTGACTGTGGTCCGGCCGTCGCACACCTACGACCGGACCAAGATCGCGCTGGTGGGCGGTTGGACTGACATTCACCGGATGCGCGCCCGAATGCCCGTGTTGGTTCATGGGGATGGGACCTCCCTGTGGACGCTGACGCACAGCCGTGATTTCGCCAAGGCCTTCGTTGGGCTCTTGGGAAGACCACAGGCTGTCGGTGAGAGCTACACCATTACTTCCGACGAGTTCCTGCCATGGAACCAGATCTACCGTCTCTTCGCCCGGGCGGCCGGGGTTCCTGAGCCAGAGCTGTTTCATGTTTCCTCCGAGACCATCGCCGCCCATAGCAAAGAGCTTGGCCCCAACCTTTTGGGGGACCGCTCGCACTCCGTGGTGTTCGACAACTCCAAGATCAAGGCACTCGTGCCGGATTACCAGGCAACCATCCCTTTCGCGGACGGTGCGAGGGAGATCATCGACTGGCACGATCAGCATCCCGGACTGCAGGTAGTTGCGGAAGACTTCATGGAACTGAGCGATCGGCTCTATGAGTGGACGGCAAGATGA
- a CDS encoding aldo/keto reductase, which translates to MQYTHLGRSGLKVSRLCLGTMNFGPQTDEATAHSIMDSALDSGINFFDTANVYGGSGHRGWTEEIIGRWFAKGGERRERTVLATKLYGTMTDRPNESKLSALNIRRALDASLKRLQTDYIDIYQFHHIDRQTPWDEIWQAIEVAVQQGKILYSGSSNFAGWHIAQAQEAARRRNYTGLVSEQSIYNLFRRELELEVIPAAQQYGLGLIPWSPLQGGLLGGVLKKEEQGVRRTEGRALETLRKHEDQIRQYEDFADELGQKPGDVALAWLLHQPAVTAPIVGPRTQEQLDAAIRALDVTLNEDALKRLDDIFPGHRPAPEDYAW; encoded by the coding sequence ATGCAGTACACCCACCTTGGCCGTTCCGGCCTGAAAGTTTCACGCCTCTGCCTCGGGACCATGAACTTCGGTCCCCAGACGGACGAAGCCACCGCGCACTCCATCATGGATTCCGCACTGGATTCCGGCATCAACTTCTTCGATACCGCCAACGTTTATGGCGGTTCCGGCCACCGGGGATGGACCGAAGAAATCATCGGGCGCTGGTTCGCAAAGGGCGGCGAGCGCCGGGAACGGACAGTCCTGGCCACCAAGCTGTACGGCACCATGACGGATCGCCCCAATGAGTCCAAGCTCTCCGCCCTGAATATCCGTCGTGCCCTGGATGCCAGCTTGAAGCGGTTGCAGACGGACTACATCGACATCTACCAGTTCCATCACATCGACCGCCAGACACCGTGGGATGAGATTTGGCAGGCAATCGAGGTGGCCGTGCAGCAGGGCAAGATCCTGTATTCGGGCAGCAGCAACTTTGCCGGCTGGCACATTGCCCAGGCCCAGGAAGCCGCTCGCAGGCGCAATTACACCGGCTTGGTCAGCGAGCAGTCCATCTATAACCTCTTCCGGCGCGAGCTGGAGCTTGAAGTCATCCCCGCGGCGCAGCAGTACGGGCTCGGCTTGATCCCGTGGTCTCCCCTGCAGGGCGGCCTGCTGGGTGGCGTGCTGAAGAAGGAGGAGCAGGGCGTCCGCCGCACGGAAGGCCGTGCGCTGGAGACGCTGCGCAAGCATGAGGACCAGATCCGTCAGTACGAGGATTTCGCGGACGAACTCGGGCAGAAGCCCGGGGACGTTGCCCTGGCTTGGCTTCTTCATCAGCCTGCCGTGACGGCGCCCATCGTTGGGCCACGCACCCAGGAGCAGCTGGACGCCGCAATCCGGGCCTTGGATGTGACCCTCAACGAGGATGCCCTCAAACGGCTGGATGACATTTTCCCGGGACACCGCCCCGCCCCGGAGGACTACGCCTGGTGA
- a CDS encoding aldo/keto reductase — translation MPELTLNNGVTIPQLGFGVFQVPPEETQKVVEDALEAGYRHIDTAAAYRNEAGVGAAIAASGLPREDLFITTKLRNGEQGEAYDAFQRSRDALGLEAVDLYLIHWPVPSQGLYTQAWKEMEKLYQDKQIRAIGVSNFLTDHLDTLLREADIVPAVNQIELHPTYQQGDLANKCRDLGIAVEAYSPLGQGKDLNAEVVALVAAAHETTPAQVILAWHLAQGTIVIPKSADSARMRENLGAADLTLTQSELAAITALEAGARIGSDPAVAAFTQF, via the coding sequence ATGCCAGAGCTGACCCTAAATAACGGCGTCACCATTCCCCAGCTCGGATTCGGTGTTTTCCAGGTGCCTCCGGAAGAAACACAGAAGGTGGTGGAAGACGCCTTGGAGGCAGGGTACCGGCACATCGATACCGCAGCTGCCTACCGTAACGAGGCAGGCGTGGGTGCTGCCATCGCCGCCTCGGGCCTTCCCAGGGAAGACCTCTTCATCACCACCAAGCTTCGCAACGGCGAGCAGGGTGAGGCGTACGACGCCTTCCAGCGCAGCCGCGATGCCCTTGGCCTGGAAGCAGTGGACCTGTACCTGATCCACTGGCCCGTACCTTCGCAGGGGCTGTACACCCAGGCTTGGAAGGAGATGGAGAAGCTCTACCAGGACAAGCAGATCCGGGCCATCGGCGTCTCCAACTTCCTCACAGACCATCTGGATACCTTGCTGCGGGAAGCGGACATAGTGCCGGCCGTAAACCAGATCGAGCTGCACCCCACGTACCAGCAAGGCGATCTGGCAAACAAGTGCCGCGATCTCGGCATCGCCGTGGAGGCCTATAGCCCGCTGGGACAGGGCAAGGACCTGAACGCCGAGGTAGTGGCCTTGGTGGCCGCTGCACATGAAACGACTCCGGCACAGGTAATTCTGGCGTGGCACCTCGCGCAGGGAACCATCGTGATTCCCAAGTCCGCCGACTCTGCCAGGATGCGGGAAAACCTCGGCGCCGCCGATCTCACCCTTACCCAATCCGAACTGGCTGCCATCACCGCCCTGGAGGCCGGAGCCCGCATAGGTTCCGATCCCGCCGTCGCGGCTTTTACCCAGTTCTAA
- a CDS encoding helix-turn-helix transcriptional regulator, with the protein MGQSAEFGKFLKVMRARLSPEDAGAPQSNGSRRVPGLRREEVARLSGVSTDYYTRLEQGRNIHPSKAVLDSVARALRLDAGEHAHMLDLLEHCASSAGNPGPAQKVRPALRQLLDAVGDVPSMVLGRRADVLAGNRMAHLLFTDFTALPAAERNLTRWIILDPAAKDLFRDWKTVAAEAVGALRMDVGRHPNDPQTNQLVGELAVHSEHFRQWWAGHRVATRSAGIVRLHHPVVGDLELNFETLGLPDDPDQHLRVYSAKVGSPSSDALTLLSSFGEVSAATIPAPEPARRDDS; encoded by the coding sequence ATGGGTCAAAGCGCCGAGTTCGGAAAATTCCTCAAAGTCATGCGTGCCCGCCTCTCGCCCGAGGACGCCGGGGCTCCGCAGTCCAACGGCTCCCGCAGGGTTCCGGGCCTCCGCCGTGAAGAGGTGGCGAGGCTCTCCGGCGTGAGCACGGACTACTACACACGCCTGGAGCAGGGCCGGAACATCCATCCGTCCAAGGCCGTCCTCGATTCCGTTGCACGGGCGTTGCGCCTGGACGCGGGGGAGCATGCGCACATGTTGGACCTGCTGGAGCACTGCGCCAGTTCGGCCGGTAATCCGGGCCCCGCCCAAAAGGTGCGCCCTGCCTTGCGGCAGCTGCTGGACGCCGTCGGGGATGTTCCCTCAATGGTCCTGGGGCGACGCGCTGACGTTTTGGCCGGAAACCGGATGGCGCATCTGCTGTTCACGGATTTCACAGCACTGCCCGCGGCCGAACGGAACCTGACCCGCTGGATCATTCTGGATCCTGCGGCCAAGGACCTGTTCAGGGACTGGAAAACCGTGGCCGCCGAGGCAGTGGGCGCCTTGCGGATGGACGTGGGCAGGCACCCCAACGATCCCCAGACCAACCAGCTCGTGGGCGAACTTGCCGTGCACAGCGAGCATTTCCGTCAATGGTGGGCGGGACACAGGGTGGCCACACGGTCTGCCGGGATTGTCCGCCTGCACCACCCTGTGGTGGGGGACCTTGAACTGAACTTTGAAACCCTGGGCCTCCCGGACGACCCCGACCAGCACCTGAGGGTCTATTCCGCGAAGGTGGGTTCGCCGTCGTCGGACGCCTTGACGCTGCTCAGCAGCTTTGGCGAGGTATCGGCGGCGACCATCCCGGCCCCCGAACCCGCCCGCCGGGATGACAGTTAA
- a CDS encoding dodecin codes for MADHTYSVSEIVGTSSEGVDAAVRNGIAAAAQTLRNLDWFEVKEIRGHLENGAIADWQVTIKLGFRLER; via the coding sequence ATGGCTGACCACACATATAGCGTTTCCGAAATTGTTGGCACTTCTTCCGAGGGCGTCGATGCGGCCGTCAGGAATGGCATCGCCGCTGCCGCCCAGACGTTGCGTAACCTCGACTGGTTCGAGGTGAAGGAGATCCGCGGCCACCTGGAGAACGGCGCAATTGCCGACTGGCAAGTAACCATCAAGCTTGGCTTCCGCTTGGAGCGCTGA
- a CDS encoding SDR family oxidoreductase, protein MSEASFSPQTAIVTGSDSGIGRATAVALAKAGMDVGITWHTDQQGAEDTAEEVRSLGRKAVVHHLDTTNVSETAANIDKLAEELGGLDVFVNNSGTGDGTKFLDLDYDTWMSTLDTNLNGAFVAMQAAAKRMVNAGRGGRIIAVTSVHEFQPRVGASAYDASKHGLGGLIKTMALELAEFGITANNVAPGEIATPMTGQTDEDPRQKERPGVPLGRPGDAREIAAVIAFLASPDSSYVTGASWPVDGGMLQMGPHAGSHITGNDWRES, encoded by the coding sequence ATGAGCGAGGCATCATTTTCCCCGCAAACCGCCATCGTCACAGGATCTGACTCAGGGATTGGACGCGCCACGGCGGTTGCGCTGGCCAAGGCAGGCATGGATGTCGGCATCACCTGGCACACGGACCAGCAGGGTGCCGAGGACACTGCGGAAGAGGTCCGCAGTCTGGGCCGCAAGGCGGTGGTACACCATCTGGACACCACGAACGTCTCCGAAACCGCTGCCAACATTGACAAGCTGGCCGAGGAGCTCGGCGGCCTGGACGTGTTCGTCAACAACTCCGGAACGGGCGATGGCACCAAGTTCCTGGACCTGGATTACGACACCTGGATGTCCACCTTGGACACCAACCTCAACGGCGCCTTCGTGGCCATGCAGGCAGCTGCCAAACGCATGGTCAACGCTGGCCGCGGCGGACGCATCATCGCCGTCACCAGCGTGCACGAGTTCCAGCCGCGGGTCGGAGCCTCTGCCTACGATGCCTCCAAACACGGCCTTGGCGGGCTCATCAAGACCATGGCGCTGGAGCTCGCGGAGTTCGGCATTACTGCCAACAACGTTGCTCCCGGCGAGATCGCAACACCCATGACCGGGCAAACGGACGAGGACCCAAGGCAGAAGGAGCGGCCTGGCGTGCCGCTGGGCCGTCCCGGTGACGCACGCGAAATTGCGGCCGTCATCGCTTTCCTGGCCTCTCCGGATTCCAGCTACGTCACTGGCGCCTCGTGGCCTGTGGACGGCGGAATGCTCCAAATGGGACCGCATGCGGGATCGCACATCACGGGCAATGACTGGCGCGAAAGCTGA
- a CDS encoding universal stress protein, with protein sequence MSEVIVVGVDSSETAKRAAVAAAKLATALGAELHVISGFSDDRIEEFGSGSDRITVSSADSAEYVARKVSEELDVPSGNIKYFAARGTPANALINYAETNNASLIVVGNKRMKGLGRVLGSIANSVAHGAPCDVYIVNTDVD encoded by the coding sequence ATGTCTGAAGTTATTGTCGTCGGCGTTGACAGCAGCGAAACGGCCAAGCGGGCAGCCGTGGCAGCAGCGAAGCTTGCCACAGCCCTTGGCGCCGAGTTGCATGTCATCAGCGGGTTCTCCGATGACCGCATTGAAGAATTTGGCAGCGGCAGCGACAGGATCACGGTTTCTTCGGCCGACTCCGCAGAATACGTGGCCCGCAAGGTCTCTGAGGAACTTGATGTTCCCAGCGGCAACATCAAATACTTCGCCGCCCGGGGTACGCCGGCCAACGCGCTTATCAACTACGCCGAGACCAACAACGCCTCGCTGATCGTGGTGGGAAACAAGCGGATGAAGGGCCTGGGCCGTGTCCTTGGCAGCATCGCCAACAGCGTGGCACACGGTGCTCCGTGCGACGTCTACATCGTGAACACGGACGTCGACTAA
- a CDS encoding FadR/GntR family transcriptional regulator, producing the protein MARKSLVGVVADELLDRIIAGEFPPGTIVPGELELSARHEVSRMTVREAMKTLEAQRILSVERGRGTFVNPLNQWASLEAVLRAASEGTKDAAAAIQLIELRRMLETGACELAAERISDNELITLKEHVEKMQAAHEVNDVAAFVEADLAFHDVILHASGNVFVAVLFEPLHRVLEARRTQTSAFADIQEHAIGHHRKIAAALESRNPHEARLAMDAHMQQTLDDLKTYVLEA; encoded by the coding sequence ATGGCACGCAAGTCGCTGGTGGGCGTCGTTGCTGATGAGCTGCTGGACCGGATCATCGCAGGCGAGTTTCCGCCCGGGACAATTGTTCCGGGCGAACTGGAGCTCAGCGCCCGGCACGAGGTGAGCCGCATGACCGTGCGCGAAGCCATGAAAACCCTCGAGGCACAGCGGATACTCAGCGTGGAACGTGGCCGCGGAACATTCGTGAATCCACTGAACCAGTGGGCATCCCTGGAGGCCGTCCTGCGTGCCGCTTCCGAAGGAACAAAAGACGCGGCCGCTGCCATCCAGCTCATTGAGCTACGCCGGATGCTGGAGACCGGCGCCTGCGAACTCGCAGCGGAACGTATCTCCGACAACGAGCTGATCACCCTCAAAGAGCACGTTGAAAAGATGCAGGCCGCACACGAGGTCAATGACGTGGCCGCCTTCGTGGAAGCCGATCTCGCTTTCCACGATGTCATCCTCCATGCGTCGGGCAACGTGTTCGTGGCCGTACTGTTCGAGCCGCTGCATCGCGTACTCGAGGCACGGCGGACGCAGACCTCAGCTTTCGCTGACATCCAGGAGCACGCGATCGGCCATCACCGGAAAATTGCGGCGGCCCTGGAGTCGCGGAATCCGCATGAGGCCCGGCTGGCCATGGACGCCCACATGCAGCAAACCCTGGACGACCTGAAGACGTACGTCCTGGAGGCTTAA